Proteins from a genomic interval of Musa acuminata AAA Group cultivar baxijiao chromosome BXJ1-9, Cavendish_Baxijiao_AAA, whole genome shotgun sequence:
- the LOC135593229 gene encoding two-pore potassium channel 5-like produces the protein MEQEKRPLLFTSVSAPLPGSEIEDPFTTTSVSSSSSSSAYDAVDLASFPRRKSGLLRTRTAPAMSVIRGELPLGRGGGAGDAEQPGVSSSGSILKQAAALLLLYLSLGVLVYSTNPQGFSGVETHAAVDALYFCIVTLCTIGYGDIAPLTPATKAFACVFVLVGFGLIDVLLSGAVNYVLDVQESAILAGARGASYIIDAEKGRMRIRMKVGLAVGVVLLCIGAGALALYLLEELDWMDAVYLSVMSVTTVGYGDRAFKTLPGRVFASLWLLVSTLAVARAFLYLAEARIDKRHRRIVKWILQRDLTVEDLLAADLNHNGFISKSEFVIYKLKEMGKITETDILLICNQFNKLDPNNTGKITLPDLLSAPR, from the exons ATGGAGCAAGAGAAGCGGCCATTACTGTTCACCTCCGTCTCCGCCCCCCTTCCGGGCTCCGAGATCGAAGACCCCTTCACCACGACCTCCGTCTCGTCCTCTTCTTCTAGTTCTGCTTATGATGCCGTCGATCTAGCCTCGTTTCCGCGCCGGAAGTCTGGACTCCTCCGCACGCGCACTGCACCGGCCATGTCCGTCATTCGCGGCGAGCTCCCGCTTGGCCGTGGCGGCGGCGCGGGGGATGCTGAGCAGCCCGGCGTCAGCTCCTCCGGCTCGATTCTCAAGCAGGCCGCCGCGTTGTTGCTGCTCTACCTCTCCCTCGGCGTACTCGTATACTCCACCAACCCCCAGGGTTTCTCCGGCGTCGAGACCCACGCCGCCGTCGACGCGCTCTACTTCTGTATCGTCACCCTCTGCACCATCGGCTACGGCGACATCGCGCCGCTCACCCCCGCCACTAAGGCCTTCGCCTGCGTCTTCGTCCTCGTCGGCTTCGGTCTCATCGACGTCCTCCTCTCCGGCGCCGTCAACTACGTGCTCGATGTGCAGGAGAGCGCCATCCTCGCCGGCGCCCGGGGCGCCAGCTACATCATCGACGCGGAGAAGGGGCGGATGCGGATCCGGATGAAGGTGGGACTCGCCGTGGGGGTCGTCCTGCTCTGCATCGGGGCAGGCGCGCTGGCGCTCTACCTACTGGAGGAGCTGGACTGGATGGACGCCGTCTACCTGTCGGTGATGTCGGTAACGACAGTCGGGTACGGCGACCGGGCCTTCAAGACGTTGCCTGGTCGCGTTTTCGCCTCCTTGTGGCTGCTGGTGTCGACGCTGGCGGTGGCACGGGCGTTCCTCTACTTGGCGGAGGCCAGGATCGACAAGAGGCACCGGAGGATCGTGAAGTGGATCTTGCAGCGGGACTTGACCGTGGAAGACCTGCTCGCTGCCGATCTCAATCACAATGGATTCATCAG CAAATCGGAATTTGTGATATACAAGCTGAAGGAGATGGGAAAAATCACAGAGACAGATATACTTTTGATTTGCAATCAGTTCAACAAGCTAGACCCCAACAACACCGGGAAAATTACGCTCCCTGACCTACTGAGCGCCCCAAGATGA
- the LOC103998102 gene encoding pentatricopeptide repeat-containing protein At5g66520-like, with translation MAAPAVVFVSPATVPRPSTTAEHRRATLRGLDSCRSMPELRLYHSQLIRLGLSEDNDAVGRLIKFLALHPSGDLPYALHLLGLLPRPDPFVFNTLLGALPSPAESLLLYSDMLLRYVAPNSFTFPSILKPISAGRDIDAGRQVHAHVLKLGFHPDVFSQNNLIRFYLSCGLTVDSRRVFDTMARTDVVSWTTMISGLSKLGSVDEARELFDRMPERNSVSWNAMIAGYVQCGRFKNAFELFSRMRTEGIELNKFVAASMLAACSGMGALEQGEWIHGHIERMGIELDPKLGTTIIDMYCKCGCLDKAFKVFRGLSCRGLSSWNCMIGGLAMHGLGKEAVKLFDEMMKEEVIPDDITLLNVLSACAHAGLISEGRHYFYYMVREFRIEPKMEHFGCMVDLLGRAGLLDEAKQVIQEMPMDADAGVLGALLGACKIHGNVDLGEQIGRRVIELDPLNSGRYVLLANLFASAGRWDDAAEVRRLMNDRGVKKEPGCSMIEMGGVVSEFIAGGKSHPQAREIYVMVDEMLERIKAEGYAPDTSGVLHDIDEEEKENPLYYHSEKLAIAFGLLNTRSGDTIRITKNLRVCRDCHAASKLVSKVFDREIIVRDRNRFHHFMGGECSCRDYW, from the coding sequence ATGGCCGCCCCCGCCGTGGTGTTCGTGTCCCCGGCAACCGTGCCCAGACCTTCCACCACCGCTGAGCACCGGCGCGCCACCCTCCGGGGCCTCGACTCTTGTAGGTCCATGCCGGAGCTGCGGCTGTACCACTCCCAGCTCATCCGCCTCGGACTTTCCGAGGACAACGACGCCGTCGGACGCCTCATCAAGTTCCTCGCCCTCCACCCCTCCGGCGACCTCCCTTACGCGCTCCACCTTCTCGGCCTCCTCCCGCGCCCCGACCCCTTCGTCTTCAACACCCTGCTCGGCGCCCTACCCTCCCCCGCAGAATCCCTCCTCCTCTACTCCGACATGCTCCTCCGCTACGTCGCCCCCAACAGCTTCACCTTCCCGTCCATCCTGAAGCCCATCTCTGCCGGCCGCGACATCGACGCCGGCCGCCAGGTCCACGCCCACGTTCTCAAGCTCGGCTTCCACCCTGACGTCTTCTCCCAGAACAACCTCATCCGCTTCTACCTCAGCTGCGGCCTCACCGTCGATTCTCGGCGTGTGTTCGACACCATGGCTCGCACGGATGTCGTCTCTTGGACGACGATGATCAGCGGACTATCCAAACTTGGCTCAGTCGATGAGGCACGCGAGCTGTTTGATCGAATGCCCGAGAGGAATTCTGTTTCGTGGAACGCGATGATTGCTGGGTATGTGCAGTGTGGGAGGTTCAAGAATGCGTTTGAGCTATTTTCTCGCATGCGGACAGAAGGAATCGAGCTCAATAAGTTTGTAGCGGCCAGCATGCTGGCTGCCTGCTCGGGAATGGGAGCATTGGAGCAGGGGGAGTGGATTCATGGGCACATTGAGAGGATGGGGATCGAGTTGGATCCTAAGCTTGGCACCACAATCATCGACATGTATTGCAAGTGCGGTTGCTTGGACAAGGCATTCAAGGTCTTTCGTGGATTGTCCTGCAGAGGGCTCTCATCTTGGAATTGCATGATTGGAGGGCTCGCAATGCATGGCCTTGGTAAGGAAGCTGTTAAACTGTTCGATGAAATGATGAAGGAAGAGGTGATACCCGACGACATCACCCTCTTGAATGTCCTCAGTGCTTGTGCGCATGCAGGATTGATCTCTGAGGGTCGACATTACTTCTACTACATGGTTCGTGAGTTTAGAATTGAGCCAAAGATGGAGCATTTTGGGTGCATGGTTGATTTGCTGGGAAGAGCAGGGCTTTTGGATGAAGCAAAGCAGGTCATACAAGAGATGCCTATGGATGCCGATGCTGGTGTTCTGGGTGCTCTTCTTGGGGCGTGCAAGATTCATGGCAACGTCGATCTTGGTGAGCAAATTGGTCGAAGGGTTATCGAATTGGATCCTCTTAACAGTGGTCGATACGTATTGCTGGCTAACCTATTTGCTAGTGCGGGAAGGTGGGATGATGCAGCCGAAGTGAGGAGGTTAATGAATGACAGGGGGGTCAAGAAGGAGCCGGGATGTTCGATGATTGAAATGGGTGGTGTGGTCAGTGAGTTCATTGCGGGCGGCAAGTCTCATCCCCAGGCCAGAGAAATATATGTCATGGTGGATGAGATGTTGGAGAGGATAAAGGCAGAGGGATATGCTCCAGACACTAGTGGAGTGCTGCATGATATtgatgaggaggagaaagagaatccTCTTTACTACCACAGCGAGAAGCTTGCCATAGCTTTCGGGCTACTGAACACTAGATCAGGTGACACGATACGCATCACAAAGAACTTGAGAGTTTGTAGGGATTGCCATGCAGCGAGTAAGCTCGTCTCCAAAGTTTTTGACAGGGAAATCATTGTGAGGGACCGGAACCGTTTCCACCATTTCATGGGAGGAGAGTGTTCTTGCAGAGACTATTGGTGA
- the LOC135593230 gene encoding uncharacterized protein LOC135593230 has translation MTTTTTSAAAKGCGGDGCNALHPWPLHHVRHRGGIRRLCTSCVLKCHNGSFCSSCFSVLDAGPSRPTPTPRPAVVRCSKCPSVCHLTCLQNPNLAAQYLCPRCSNPDGFSYFLVSTSADAGGVPIEGSVAPCEEKRKTIDLNSAKVLFAAARLAVASMSRAATAARVEAERKVKEAMVARKRAREMLERALLISKKERERIKELIGSGDKAMVASLEVINPKKKKKKAPKPEGPSVMSIRAAHKRVQAHGIAENRKSKSTSVSSVQSSVAVDMKNSAVRTMNQHLGLIL, from the exons ATGACGACCACGACGACATCAGCAGCGGCGAAGGGTTGCGGCGGTGACGGCTGCAATGCCCTCCACCCGTGGCCGCTCCACCACGTTCGCCACCGTGGTGGCATCCGTCGCCTCTGCACCTCCTGCGTCCTCAAGTGTCACAACGGCTCTTTCTGCTCCTCCTGCTTTTCCGTCCTCGACGCTGGCCCGTCCCGTCCTACGCCCACGCCGCGGCCTGCCGTCGTCCGCTGCTCCAAGTGCCCATCGGTCTGCCACCTTACCTGCCTCCAGAACCCCAACCTCGCCGCCCAATACCTCTGCCCTCGCTGCAGCAACCCAGATGGCTTCTCCTATTTCCTCGTCTCCACCTCGGCCGACGCCGGAGGGGTCCCGATAGAGGGTTCGGTAGCGCCATGCGAGGAAAAGAGAAAGACGATCGATCTCAACTCGGCAAAAGTGCTGTTTGCCGCCGCACGGCTTGCGGTCGCTTCAATGAGCAGGGCGGCAACTGCCGCCAGGGTTGAAGCCGAGAGGAAGGTGAAGGAGGCCATGGTGGCGAGAAAGAGGGCGAGGGAGATGCTCGAGAGGGCCCTCTTGATCTCcaagaaggagagggagagaatCAAGGAATTGATTGGATCCGGCGATAAGGCTATGGTTGCCTCATTGGAAGTCATTaacccgaagaagaagaagaagaaggcaccaaagCCAGAAGGCCCTTCGGTGATGTCCATAAGAGCAGCGCATAAGAGAGTGCAGGCTCATGGCATTGCAGAAAATAGAAAGTCGAAGAGCACTTCTGTTTCTAGTGTGCAAAGCAGTGTTGCAGTGGACATGAAGAATTCAGCAGTAAGAACT ATGAATCAACATCTTGGACTGATCTTGTGA